In a genomic window of Pelotomaculum thermopropionicum SI:
- a CDS encoding hypothetical membrane protein — protein MKKMLAATAAAVLLLFTFFTVFPQREESGGKVKIGTPDDTGGMIIHYLINEKGFQGAEARDDFEIYPVKDCCSSTSQWALSTGQYNLAVMCPDAAASLIEKDGRFEIAGPCLANSDIVVVKPGLTPRKIGVARNRSHQAQIAADIFGKGCAAVPMLPSALPCAYEKSAVDGVVVDALRGISMEGEKLSAGGATGHVTYVLVVSKRFKEDPRYREFISLFRESVDELNNPDILRKEIGRYKNIELSQEEIETWNRLGIRYIFTTPEM, from the coding sequence ATGAAAAAGATGCTTGCCGCTACTGCAGCGGCTGTCCTTCTGTTGTTTACCTTTTTCACTGTATTCCCGCAGCGGGAAGAAAGCGGCGGGAAGGTCAAAATCGGAACTCCTGACGACACAGGAGGCATGATTATACACTATCTTATAAACGAAAAAGGATTTCAAGGCGCCGAGGCGCGGGATGATTTTGAAATTTACCCGGTTAAGGACTGCTGTTCGAGTACTTCCCAGTGGGCCTTAAGCACCGGCCAGTACAACCTTGCCGTCATGTGCCCGGATGCGGCCGCAAGCCTTATTGAAAAAGACGGGCGGTTTGAAATCGCCGGACCGTGCCTGGCCAATTCGGACATTGTGGTGGTAAAGCCCGGGCTGACTCCCAGAAAAATTGGAGTGGCCCGGAACCGCTCTCACCAGGCGCAGATTGCGGCTGATATTTTCGGTAAGGGTTGTGCCGCCGTACCGATGCTGCCGTCTGCTCTTCCCTGCGCCTATGAAAAAAGCGCGGTTGACGGCGTTGTCGTGGATGCCTTGAGAGGCATCAGCATGGAAGGGGAAAAGTTGTCGGCGGGAGGTGCCACAGGCCATGTGACCTACGTGCTGGTTGTAAGCAAGAGGTTTAAAGAAGACCCGCGCTACCGGGAATTCATCAGCTTGTTTCGTGAATCAGTTGACGAGTTAAACAACCCGGATATTTTAAGAAAAGAGATTGGGAGATATAAGAATATTGAACTTTCCCAAGAGGAGATAGAAACATGGAACCGGTTGGGGATAAGGTACATATTTACAACTCCAGAAATGTGA
- the TauC gene encoding ABC-type nitrate/sulfonate/bicarbonate transport system, permease component: MEPVGDKVHIYNSRNVRVMRERIIGAFGRKQALYRMISVAAIFGAWQLAANHYHSNFLMPSPWKTMVTFISVVHDPEVVKNLLITLKRVLTGFLYALMIGVPLGFLMGYSKAVMNILDPLIDSVRQVPIMAWVPLTIVWFGLGDGPTVFLIAFAGVFPVILNTIAGVQNIPKDYYNAARSMGAGPWSIFVNVIVPGSLPDILTGGRIAVGLGWMSVI; the protein is encoded by the coding sequence ATGGAACCGGTTGGGGATAAGGTACATATTTACAACTCCAGAAATGTGAGAGTAATGCGCGAGAGAATCATCGGAGCATTTGGCCGCAAACAGGCATTGTACCGCATGATTTCTGTCGCGGCAATTTTTGGAGCGTGGCAACTGGCAGCCAACCATTACCACAGCAATTTTTTAATGCCGTCTCCATGGAAGACAATGGTCACATTCATTTCCGTGGTGCATGACCCGGAAGTTGTTAAAAACCTCCTGATAACTTTAAAGAGGGTTTTGACTGGCTTTCTTTACGCTCTGATGATAGGCGTCCCGTTAGGTTTCCTGATGGGCTATTCGAAGGCCGTAATGAATATTTTAGACCCTCTTATCGACTCGGTCAGGCAGGTCCCGATCATGGCCTGGGTGCCGCTTACCATAGTCTGGTTCGGCCTCGGCGACGGGCCTACGGTATTTTTAATAGCCTTTGCCGGAGTCTTCCCGGTTATCCTCAACACCATTGCCGGAGTGCAGAACATCCCAAAAGATTATTACAACGCTGCCCGCAGCATGGGGGCCGGCCCGTGGAGCATATTCGTAAACGTGATTGTTCCCGGCTCCCTGCCGGATATTCTCACCGGGGGCAGGATTGCCGTGGGCCTGGGCTGGATGTCTGTCATATGA